The DNA segment aattctctaaaaacttaataagatctttaaaattccaaaaaattaaaaaataaaaaagatttttataaaattaatttagaaattaaaattaaaaataagattttatttttctttctaaaaaatttaaaccaactttaaattccaaaaaattgaaaaaattaaagaaatttttataacataaattttgaaattaaaattgaaaataaaattttatttttctttaaaaaaaataaaaaattattttcctttaaaaaaaaaaaatcttccaaaaatttcataaaattaattttgaattaaaattaaatatttgtttttctttaaaaaatcaaaaaaattccaaaattttcatttttttaaaaaaaatccaaattttcaaaaattataataaaatgcaaaaaattaaagttagaattatcaactttttatgtgtgtataattaatttcaacttttagcaaatgtattaaaaaaattgaaaattttggaagattttttatttttttttaaaagaaaaaataaaattttattttctattttaatttcaaaattaattttataaaaaaattctttattttttcaattttttggaattttaaagatctttttaagtttttagaaaattttggaagagtttttattttttaaaaagaaaaataaaatcttatttttaattttaatttctaaattaattttataaaaatcttctttattttttaattttttggaattttaaagatcttattaagtttttagagaattttttatatttaatatgtaccaaataaaaataaacatgttagtaagtacattgaaagtGCTAGTAACCCAGTGGTAAAATACCTTCCCATTTAACCAaccaacctgggttcgaatccaggggtttacatatttttaatttcaaatcgtGTAAAACGACGTtgtttcatctcatttgaaaacggcgtcgtttcacttaacgtcaacaataaacgacgtcaaatatttctgttaaatttgttgacggcgtgctaaattggcaagtcagcgaaaacattgttaattaattctaaagtcaatgaaagtttggtgtttttttggtcagcCCCAAAGTTCATGTTTGTTTTGGCAATTCGTGTAAAGTTGAGGTTTTTTCTGGCCGAATTCCCAATAATAGATAGATATTAGTTGCAATTTGCCTAAATTAAACAGCTGAGATTTATTTTTCAACAAGTGAGTGGGAATGTGAAACTATTACTATTACATGAGAGATTGAAACTTTGAAAGGACCGAGGTTGTCATAAATAAGTTAATCTCGGCACGGAAAAgatttctgtttttattttcagattttaaaatcatttaatacagtatatattttcaaaaaagcaAAGTATAAGATGATGACGTGGTAGTGCAAAAGGGTATTAATGTCATTTCGATTAATCATAGTTGCAGATTTTAGTGTGTGCCTGCCACTATGCGATGTTGGGTCGGCCGTCGGCCAGACAACGCTTTGAGAGCTTTTTGTCAtttgtctttctctctctctttttctggCTTTTAgtaaactattttaattttctcaaaaataatattagtagttttgttttttggttacTTTCGAgaatttggttttatttaatgttCTTTTCGTACGAGAAGATTAGATATGTTAGTAGATACGATACGAAGATCAATTAGAAACCCCGACCTCTTTTTTCATGGgaagcttttcttttttttttttgaaagaatgttaaattaattcaagcaaaaaaaactgttttacaCTTTGTGTTACATTGGAGCtgaagtttttaataaaatctaatCAAAAGCTGAGCCTTGAATGGTTATCTAGTGGCAACACAATGAAGTTTGGACCTGGAACTGTAGTCAAACATATTCGGGCTTTTTTTAGTAAGATAGGTATcatttttggagtaaaaaaaagataataaaaggATTAAAACCTTTATGTGTGCATAGAAATTATCTGCTATATATGTAAACATGCACTAAATATACTGTATAAATATCACCACAATATCCAGATTTTGTATATATGAGTGACTGTCATTCTTTTTGTCGCGCTTAAGAATATAGTATTGTTTGTTGCACGTGAAAACTTACTTCGAGTTACTAACCCCTGTATATAGTTATCTTATCTGTCTCTAAACAATAGAGTAATTCTGATAACCCAACAAATAAAGACAAATGCGGCTTTGAAGTCGAGGAACAGTCACATGTCGCCTACATAGATACCCTACACGCATTCCTATAtcacttataaaaatattctaaatttctaatCAATATAACAGTAATACGAATTCTCAAGTGGATGTGTTCATGCGATGCTGTTGGTGGTACTTCGTGGATCTTTGTAACTTTTTTGAAGTTAGAAAGATGCTTCGAACATATTTGGGCCTGTTTTGCTTTAAAGTCCAGAGTAATACATCTCTCTATCCCATGCATTAATACATCAGATACGTCAGACGGCTGTTGAAGCCTGGATGGGTGGGCTTTAAACAGTCTGTTcgaaagagttttttttaacgGATAATAGGGATGGCTGGCATATAAAAGTCGATAGTATTTTACGCTATGAGCGTGTCTTTGGACAAGGTTTTGTGAGCacaggagggggggggggggggggagagacTCGGTTTTCTCTTTTGTATCAACTTTGTATACTCTTTCCTTCTTATATAACATCTATGTTCTTTTGTTGTGACCTTTGAAATAGAGACGACAAAGAAGTTTGTGGATATGCTGGATTTCAAACCGGGTCAAAAAGTACTAGACGTTGGATGTGGAATTGGTGGAGGGGACTTCTACATGGCTGAGAACTTTGACGTGGATGTTGTGGGCATTGATCTATCTGTAAACATCATCTCGTTTGCACTAGAACACTCGATAGGACTCAAATGCTCTGTGGAGTTCGAAGTAGCTGACTGCACCAAGAAAGAGTACTCTGATAACACCTTTGATGTTATTTACAGCAGGGACACCATTCTGAATATTTTAAGTACATAGGCTTCCCTCTCTTTAGTCTTCCCTTTGTGGCTTCATCGTGTAATCGCTGGTTTTGCTTTTCAGGACAAGTGGTTTTGCAAACTACATCAAGCAAAGAGGTTATGATCTTCATGATGTACAAACATACGGTCAGGTATAAATAGAGAGAAAAATTACATCATCTCTTCTAGTTAAATATCACCTAAACTTGGTTCTACAGATATAGCTTATAATTTTTGGTTATTATAAGCTATAATATAGTATCTACTCTACTGCAGAGACTTTGATGCATGTCACGAGGCATACGTTTCACAAACCAGTATAAGTTGTTCGTTGTACCGAACTATTAATTGTAGATATTTTCTCAGTTCCAAATTGACTAAACAAAATTTCAGGGCCTACATTTTGATCCCACATTAACTACGTTTACCTAAGAGAAATTGATTAtggtattaaaaataaaacaaagtggTATATAAATTTGGTTGTGTATGTTATCAAACCATGTTTACACCTATCATCTCTTCAAGGTTAACATAGGAAAGCTCGAACCCATTATTATTAGACAAACAGTAAACCAGAGTGATGTTAATTCACTAGGCCACCGTGAATTACATAGCGGCGGAGATTAGTCTGCTGGTTTTTCACCAACGTACTATCTCCGGTAAAAACAGGAAAAATCAACACATAAAGAGTGATTGTAGGATCATTTTAGAGAGTGTCGGTTTTAGAGAAGGACAAGATCTCGACTTCAAACTTGATGGCGTCATCAGCAAGGAAACCTTTGGTTGAGTCTTTGAGATCTGCGAAAGATATAAACTTCTCAAATCCCCATCCATTTTCTGTTGCGTTAGGCCATCCATCCACTACagtaaacaaatcaaaaacTGATTAGAAccatgttttcttcttcttacaaaTGAGCTTAAGTAGTCTACACTAGTAGATATGAAACCTTGTTTCTCCAAATTGTTGGACCGAATCTGGTCAATAACTCGTAACTTGGCTTTCACGTAACCCTTTTCATTTGAGGCACTTAACAAAAAGAGTGACAACGAATTCCCCGTTGCATGCCCAACTCCATTTGGATACACTTTCAATACCCTACACAGTACACACCAGTCACATATCTAGTCTCTAGAGATACACATAAAGTGCAAGAGAGAGTGAATCACCACTCACCAGTCTCTTCCTCCAGAAGAAAACGAACCAGAAGTGTAATAGTCAAGATTACATGTAGAGAACTTAGTGAGCTTCCAGTTGAAAAGCGGGTCACGAATGTTTTCTTCGTAAGAGAAAACTTCCCACTTCTCAAAGGGGTTAGCAACGAGGATGTCAACACCAAACACACTTTGTCCACCGTCGAAAATGAATCCATGGCCTGGATCTTTGTAGTAACCAATCTCAAGAAAGTTTAGCTGTCCATACTGTTGTTTAAACAAGTGAAATCTCTGCGCATCAGTCTCtgcaaaaccaaacaaaactaGTTAGTCTGAAGCAACCACAAAAGATTAAGCAAATATTTCACACTTTCTATAGATTAATTAGTACCCTGAAGAAAATGGTATCTGTCGATAGTGCTTTTATATGTGAGGAATGTGATCTCTGCATACACATCGTGTGGGTTGGCTATGAGGCTTGAGTTATCGATTCTCACGTACATCGAAACGTATCCACCCGAGCCCACTGGCTTGTTCTCGTTAGGGTAGATTAGTAATGTCCTTGTAACATTTCAATAACGTTATGAGAGTAAAATATCACAATGATTAGTCAACGCcatcgtgacaaaaaaaaaagattagtcaACGCCAATCAGTCAGTCATTTAGCATGTGTAAATGGAAATGTCAAACAAAACTCCTTTTATGAAATTAAGaacatttaaaaaagaaatatatataaattagattttaaacttctaattatatttagaattttgaaataaaaattaaatgatggagctatcaaattataaaattatatcattttcaaaaatacgtTCTtagtgaaatattttttttaatatggagGTCCATAGACAATCTGAGTTACTGAGTTAGCATTGACgctaatatatattaaaaataagatatgGGCTTGGCTTCTCAAGATATGTACGTACCAGTTGTATCCACCGACGGAGAAAGGACGTGACTCGTACTTGTCACCATTGTCTTTGACCAGTTTCGCCATAGTTGCAAAGTTCTGAAACTTCACGCAGTACGAAGATGGAGGACGAGCTCTATCCTCTCGTCTTATTAGTCCCGAGAGCTTCTCGTGACTCCTAGCAGAGGCAGAGCGAGATGTCTTGAAGGGACATGGGAGTTTCCCTGAGTTCATCACGTCCACGAATCCTTCTTCTACTACTAGTGCTTCCGTCTCCATTAGGTTCTGAAGGTTGCCGTAATAAGGTTTAGCGAATCTTGCAACTTCCACGATGAGTACGAAGCAGAGGACGCAGTAGGCAAAGATTGAGCCATAGTTTTTGtctttcttcttttcctctgtatacatttttttttccttttttgagTATgtttaacacatattttgttttgtgtgtTATATAGACAATGAATTGTACTGACCCAATGTTAAACATCACGAGGGTCACGTTCCATTTACAATTGTACTGGCTCAATTATACTGACCCAGTTGATACCAAACTCGAATGTGGACCGACCTTAGATTTCCTCTCAAAACGACCTTCCCTTATCTTATCTTTTCTATATCCGAATCCAATCAGTCGCtttttattacaatttt comes from the Brassica napus cultivar Da-Ae chromosome A7, Da-Ae, whole genome shotgun sequence genome and includes:
- the LOC106354289 gene encoding probable inactive serine/threonine-protein kinase fnkC, with protein sequence MYTEEKKKDKNYGSIFAYCVLCFVLIVEVARFAKPYYGNLQNLMETEALVVEEGFVDVMNSGKLPCPFKTSRSASARSHEKLSGLIRREDRARPPSSYCVKFQNFATMAKLVKDNGDKYESRPFSVGGYNWTLLIYPNENKPVGSGGYVSMYVRIDNSSLIANPHDVYAEITFLTYKSTIDRYHFLQETDAQRFHLFKQQYGQLNFLEIGYYKDPGHGFIFDGGQSVFGVDILVANPFEKWEVFSYEENIRDPLFNWKLTKFSTCNLDYYTSGSFSSGGRDWVLKVYPNGVGHATGNSLSLFLLSASNEKGYVKAKLRVIDQIRSNNLEKQVDGWPNATENGWGFEKFISFADLKDSTKGFLADDAIKFEVEILSFSKTDTL